GGACAGCGCGAATGGCGGACGCTCTTCCAATCCCGTAAGTCCTGTCTGGGCAATGGCTTCCTGCACCCGTTGCCGAACTTCATCGGGGGACAGCCCCAGATTCATCGGCCCAAAGGCGACATCATCGGCCACGCTCATGCAGAACAATTGATCGTCACTCGATTGGAAGATCAGGCCGACTTCGCTGGGCAAGCGCTTCCGCTCAGCGGGCTTGCTGGGGTCGAGTCCGGCGACGCGCACCATGCCCGGCGCGGTGGGAATCACCCCAGTGATTGCCAGCAACAGCGTGGTTTTCCCCGCCCCGTTGGCACCGATTAGACCGACTCGCTGCCGGGCCGGAATCGTGAGCGAAATCGACCGAAGTGATTCGCGGCCATCGTGATAGCGATGGGACAGGCCGGACAATTGCAGAACCGCATCGTCGCTGCTCAAGTCAAATGCTCCGCGCTTGCCATTCCAGCAGAACCAAGCCGACGCTCACCCCGGCGAGGCCGACGGCCAGCAGCGGATCGCCCCAGCGGGTGCGGAACGGTTCCAGGGAACGAAATCGGCCATCGAATCCACGCGCTTCCATGGCATGGGCGACGCGCTCGGATCGATCGCTGCCTCGCACCAACAAGGCACCAATCACTTGTCCCAGCGTCTTCCAGGAATGGCGATTGCCGCGATTGCGGAAGCCACGCACCCGCAGGGCCACGCGAATGCGCTGGATTTCCTCGGCGAGCAGAAAAGTGTAGCGATACGTCAGAACCGTTAGCAGCACCAGCACTTGCGGCATCCGCACCGCGACGGCAGCGGCAGCCAACCGATGCACGGATGTCGATGCGATCAAGGCCATCATCAGGCTCAGAATGGCGAGCGCCTTCAGTGTCACCATGGAGGCGACGATTCCGCCGCGCGGCCAGGGCAGCGTCAACGGCGGCAGAATCAGAAACGGAATCATGCTCAGGCAGACCGTGCCGAAGCGATATTTCAGCCACCGCCACTCGGGGCGTGCGAGCAGCAGCAGTGCCAGGGCGCAAAGCAACGCAACCGTAACGGAGACAAGGGTTTGCATCGCTGCGACCACAAGCGTGAGGCCGAGAATCCCCAGCAGTTTCCAGCGGGCATCGCAGCGAGCCAGGAGCGAATCGCGCGGGGTGATATGCTCAAACGCAAGCGTCATAATTCGCCCATCACCGAAATTCACCCAGCGTCCGATCGCCAAGCGAGCGAACGTGGGCTATTTGATGATTGCCCCGAAGCATCGGCAAGGGGCAGTCGCGGATTCGGTGCGATTACGAAACCACCGGCAGCGATCGGCCCATTTCCACCTCGCGCGGCTTGGGCGGCGAAGGCGGCATTGGCGGCAGCAGCCGTTCCCCTTCCGGCGTGTCGAGATATTCGTAGAAGACGTTCCGTTGACGAGGGATGTAGCCCGCCTCGCGGATGCTCGATTTGATTTGTTCCAACGTCAGATAATGGACGGTGCCCGCGCTGGCGACGACGTTTTCTTCAATCATCAGCGAGCCCATGTCGTTCGCGCCGTAAAACAGGGCAATCTGGCCAATCTTGGCACCTTGCGTCACCCACGAACTTTGAATGTTGGGGATATTGTCCAAGTACAATCGGGCAATCGCCTGCGTCCGCAGATATTCAAACGCACCTTGGGCCGGGGCATCGGCCATCTTGTGGCCTGGCTGCATGGTCCAGCAGATGAACGCGGTGAATCCGCCGGTTTCGTCCTGGAGTTGACGGAGTCGATCCAAATGCTCGATCCGTTCGGCGAGTGTCTCAATATGCCCAAACATCATGGTGCAGGTGGACTTCCCGCCGAGTTGGTGCCAAACGCGGCTGGCTTCCAACCATTCATCGGTCAGCGCTTTGCCCTTGGTGAGAATCTTCCGAACGCGATCGACGAGGATTTCGCCGCCACCGCCCGGCAAGCTGCCCATGCCTGCGGCTTTCAAGCGTTCCAACACGGTGCGCATCGGTAACTTGTTGACCCGAGCGAAGTTAACGATTTCCGGCGGGCTGAACGCATGCAGATTGACTTGTGGGAATCGTTCCCGCAGATCCCGAAGAAGCTCTTCGTACCATTCGAGCTTCAGATTCGGGTGCATTCCGCCTTGCATGAGAATCTGATCGCCGCCCAGGGCAATCGTTTCCTCAATTTTCTGATAGAGTTCTTCCCGTGGCAGAACATACGCATCCGCGTCCGACGATTTGCGATAGAAGGCACAGAAATCGCAGACCGCCGCGCAAACGTTCGTGTAATTGATATTGCGATCGATATTGTAGGTGCGATACGGTTCGGGATGCAGCCGCTGGGTGACCGCATGCGCGGCCCGCCCCAGGGCGTGCAAGTCGTGCGTTTCGAAGAGGGCCACCCCTTCCTCGACACTCAGCCGGCCGCCGTCAACGGCTTTCGACAAGATGCGTTGGATGGTAGGATTCAAAGGTCACCCCCTGCGGTGCAAGTTCCAAGTCTCTCGCCAACGTGTAAAAGTGGTGCAATCCCGCTTGTTCGCGTGGGCCGAGATCAAAATGTAGGATATTGGTGAGATACCGCCGACAGAATCCCGCGTCTAGTCCCAGGCCGGGGGCTTCGCGTTGGGCAATCGCCCCAACTTGTGACAGGCCATAGGCTTTCGCTTCCGCCAATGCCAGATCAACACCTTCCAGATCGACCCCATCGCGGACGGCCCAGACAGCAAAGACGAAGGGCAACCCCGTCCAATCGGTCCATTCTTGGCCCAGATCGTAAGCGTAGGCGTACCCCGGCAGACAGGCCCGCATCGCACGATCGCCGATGAGCAACACCGCATCGGTATCCAGCGATTCCGGATCGGCGTGCATGGGGAACGGGACAATCTCGGGCGTGATTCCATAGCGTTTGCGCAACAGCACTTGCGTCAATGCGGCCGAGGTGCGCGAGCCAACATCCATGGCCACTTTGCGGATGCGTTCCCAGGGCTGACGGCTAAACAGCGTCACGCTCAACACGGGGCCACGCGAGCCAATGGCGATGTTGGGAACCATTCGGTACCGGTTCGCCCGGAAGAATTCAATGACCGGAATCAGCCCAACGTCCAAATCATCGGACGCGAGTTGGTCCGCCAGCACGCTGGGGAGTTCCAATCGGAGATCGATTTGCGGATGAAAGTCGGTCAATCGTTCGATTAGCGGCTTGGTGTTCAGATATTCCACCGCTCCCACCCGAATTCGTGTCGGCATGGTCTTGCCTCCTTCGTCGCGGGAGATTATAGGGTTTCGCCGCGGGATTCCATCGGGATAACCGTTTCTGGGCCGCCCAGACAACGAAACGACACCGACGCTGCAGTGAAACGGACTCGAAACGCTGGCAATATCCGAAGGGGGCCACCCAATGACACCACCAAGCCGATTGATCCCAACTCGGGGGTTGCTGTGGGCCATCCTGGGATTTGTCGCAGTGGGGTGCCACTCCATTCACCCCGATTGTCCCCGATTATACTCCACAGACCGATTGGTCTCGGAAGAAATCCGCGATTTGGAAGCGAAGCTCGATGAGGAATCGGCGGCCTGGATGCAGGTGCGCAATGTCTCGGAACGCATCTCGGGCTTCATGGGCATGCTCGATCCGACGGTGCCGCCGCAAAATTACCTCGCGCTCTCCGGTGGCGGCAAATATGGAGCGTTCACCGTCGGCATTCTCAAGGGGTGGACCGATTCCGGCACCCGCCCCACGTTCGATGTCGTCACAGGGGTGAGTACCGGGGCGATGATTGCCACGTTTGCCTATCTCGGCCCGCAATACGACGAACTGTTACTGCACTATTATTCATCGCTCGATACGAATGAAGTCTTGCGGAAGCGCGGGCTGCTTCGCGCGTTCTGGTCGGGTGCGATGGCGGATTCCAAGCCGTTGGCAAAGACCATCTCGGAAGTGATTACCCCCGAAGTGGTTACGGCGGTGGCAGCGGAACATCGCAAAGGCCGCGGCTTATACGTGGGCACCACCGATTTGAACACCCGCAAACTCATCATGTGGGATATGGGCGAGATTGCCTGTCGGGGCGATCAGGCATCGCTCGAACTGTATCGCAAGATCATTCTCGCATCGGCGTCAGTGCCGGGCTACTTTCCGCCGGTCAAAATCGATGTCGAAATCAACGGCCGTCGCTTTGTGGAATACCACGCCGATGGCGGGGCGACGGCGTCGGCGTTCTTCCGATCGTCGATGATGAAGATGCCGCCGGGCAAACCGTTCTACCGGGCGGGGTCGAATTTGTACATCATCGTGGCGGGCAAACGCTTTGCCGAGCCGAGTTGTCCGGGAACGCGGCTGACCGATGTCGCCTCCAACAGCATTAGCTCGATGCTGTATGCCGCCAGCCGAAACGACCTGATCCGCATGTTCACGCTCTGCCTCATCACCGGGATGAATTATCAGGTGGTGTCGCTGCCGCAGCACTTCCAAGATTCCAACAACAGTCTGGAATTCACCCCCAAAGAGATGCAGCGGCTGATTCGCCTGGGGTACGAAATGGCGGTGCATGGCCGGGCGTGGAACAAACTGCCGCCGGAAACTTCGGTCGAAGAACGCGATATTCCGCGCGTCGGCACCAAACTGAAACTGCTCCGCAATCCGGGGGTTCCGTATCCGCTGACGGTCGATGATGGCAAGCCCGGTCCCGCGCTACCGGAGGGGCTGCCGCATTCGGACCCGCATCATCCCGTTCCCACGCCCGGAATCGCGCCGGGTTCCGGCTCGAAATCGCCGCCGACGGCCCCGCTCGCGCCGCCGATGATGTCGCCGACTCCGGCCGATCGCAGTCGCCGGGTGCCGTGACCGGATCATGCCGGGCGAAGTGACATTCCGCGAGCCTGGGAAAAAATCTCTGCTTGAGATGGGTTGCCATTCCCGATAAGGTTGATAA
This DNA window, taken from Tuwongella immobilis, encodes the following:
- a CDS encoding menaquinone biosynthetic enzyme MqnA/MqnD family protein; amino-acid sequence: MPTRIRVGAVEYLNTKPLIERLTDFHPQIDLRLELPSVLADQLASDDLDVGLIPVIEFFRANRYRMVPNIAIGSRGPVLSVTLFSRQPWERIRKVAMDVGSRTSAALTQVLLRKRYGITPEIVPFPMHADPESLDTDAVLLIGDRAMRACLPGYAYAYDLGQEWTDWTGLPFVFAVWAVRDGVDLEGVDLALAEAKAYGLSQVGAIAQREAPGLGLDAGFCRRYLTNILHFDLGPREQAGLHHFYTLARDLELAPQGVTFESYHPTHLVESR
- a CDS encoding energy-coupling factor ABC transporter ATP-binding protein, which codes for MSSDDAVLQLSGLSHRYHDGRESLRSISLTIPARQRVGLIGANGAGKTTLLLAITGVIPTAPGMVRVAGLDPSKPAERKRLPSEVGLIFQSSDDQLFCMSVADDVAFGPMNLGLSPDEVRQRVQEAIAQTGLTGLEERPPFALSGGQKRRAALAGVLAMRPRLLLLDEPTMFLDPRGRRELSATLAQWHGTLMIASHDLDFVLASCDRVVLLDAGEVVTDGLPATVMADAALMEAHGLEVPAKLMR
- the mqnC gene encoding cyclic dehypoxanthinyl futalosine synthase yields the protein MNPTIQRILSKAVDGGRLSVEEGVALFETHDLHALGRAAHAVTQRLHPEPYRTYNIDRNINYTNVCAAVCDFCAFYRKSSDADAYVLPREELYQKIEETIALGGDQILMQGGMHPNLKLEWYEELLRDLRERFPQVNLHAFSPPEIVNFARVNKLPMRTVLERLKAAGMGSLPGGGGEILVDRVRKILTKGKALTDEWLEASRVWHQLGGKSTCTMMFGHIETLAERIEHLDRLRQLQDETGGFTAFICWTMQPGHKMADAPAQGAFEYLRTQAIARLYLDNIPNIQSSWVTQGAKIGQIALFYGANDMGSLMIEENVVASAGTVHYLTLEQIKSSIREAGYIPRQRNVFYEYLDTPEGERLLPPMPPSPPKPREVEMGRSLPVVS
- a CDS encoding energy-coupling factor transporter transmembrane component T family protein; translation: MTLAFEHITPRDSLLARCDARWKLLGILGLTLVVAAMQTLVSVTVALLCALALLLLARPEWRWLKYRFGTVCLSMIPFLILPPLTLPWPRGGIVASMVTLKALAILSLMMALIASTSVHRLAAAAVAVRMPQVLVLLTVLTYRYTFLLAEEIQRIRVALRVRGFRNRGNRHSWKTLGQVIGALLVRGSDRSERVAHAMEARGFDGRFRSLEPFRTRWGDPLLAVGLAGVSVGLVLLEWQARSI
- a CDS encoding patatin-like phospholipase family protein, which encodes MTPPSRLIPTRGLLWAILGFVAVGCHSIHPDCPRLYSTDRLVSEEIRDLEAKLDEESAAWMQVRNVSERISGFMGMLDPTVPPQNYLALSGGGKYGAFTVGILKGWTDSGTRPTFDVVTGVSTGAMIATFAYLGPQYDELLLHYYSSLDTNEVLRKRGLLRAFWSGAMADSKPLAKTISEVITPEVVTAVAAEHRKGRGLYVGTTDLNTRKLIMWDMGEIACRGDQASLELYRKIILASASVPGYFPPVKIDVEINGRRFVEYHADGGATASAFFRSSMMKMPPGKPFYRAGSNLYIIVAGKRFAEPSCPGTRLTDVASNSISSMLYAASRNDLIRMFTLCLITGMNYQVVSLPQHFQDSNNSLEFTPKEMQRLIRLGYEMAVHGRAWNKLPPETSVEERDIPRVGTKLKLLRNPGVPYPLTVDDGKPGPALPEGLPHSDPHHPVPTPGIAPGSGSKSPPTAPLAPPMMSPTPADRSRRVP